The following coding sequences are from one Streptomyces sp. NBC_01485 window:
- a CDS encoding GNAT family N-acetyltransferase, translating to MGDLEIRVAVAEDIPAIVGMLADDPLGAQRESPDDLSPYLTALERLTADPNQRLVVAVREGRVVGTLQLTIVPGLSRRGSTRSIIEGVRVHADERGSGLGTRFIEWAVEESRRENCQLVQLTSDNTRTDAHRFYERLGFVASHVGFKLQL from the coding sequence ATGGGAGATCTTGAAATACGCGTGGCCGTCGCCGAAGACATCCCCGCGATCGTCGGCATGCTCGCGGACGACCCCCTGGGCGCACAGCGCGAGTCGCCGGACGACCTCAGCCCGTATCTGACAGCACTGGAACGGCTCACCGCCGACCCGAACCAACGCCTCGTCGTCGCCGTCCGCGAGGGACGCGTCGTCGGCACCCTCCAGCTGACGATCGTCCCGGGCCTGTCCCGCCGCGGCTCGACCAGGTCGATCATCGAAGGGGTACGGGTACACGCCGACGAACGCGGCAGCGGTCTGGGCACGCGGTTCATCGAGTGGGCGGTCGAGGAATCCCGGCGGGAGAACTGCCAGTTGGTGCAACTGACCTCCGACAACACGCGCACCGACGCACACCGCTTCTACGAGCGTCTGGGCTTCGTGGCCTCACACGTCGGCTTCAAACTGCAGCTCTGA
- a CDS encoding single-stranded DNA-binding protein, which yields MAGETVITVVGNLVDDPELRFTPSGAAVAKFRVASTPRTFDRQTNEWKDGESLFLTCSVWRQAAENVAESLQRGMRVIVQGRLKQRSYEDREGVKRTVYELDVEEVGASLRSATAKVTKAAGRGGQGGQGGYGGGGGQGGGGWGGNSGGGQQGGGAPAEDPWATGAPAGGNPGASGGSQGGGGGGGGGWGGNSGGSAGGGYSDEPPF from the coding sequence ATGGCAGGCGAGACCGTCATCACGGTCGTCGGCAATCTTGTCGACGACCCCGAGCTGCGCTTCACCCCCTCCGGTGCGGCGGTCGCGAAGTTCCGTGTCGCGTCCACTCCCCGCACCTTCGACCGGCAGACGAACGAGTGGAAGGACGGCGAGAGCCTGTTCCTGACCTGCTCGGTCTGGCGTCAGGCGGCGGAGAACGTCGCGGAGTCGCTCCAGCGAGGCATGCGCGTCATCGTGCAGGGCCGGCTGAAGCAGCGGTCCTACGAGGACCGTGAGGGCGTCAAGCGCACGGTCTACGAGCTGGACGTCGAGGAAGTCGGCGCCAGCCTGCGCAGCGCCACGGCCAAGGTCACCAAGGCCGCCGGCCGCGGTGGCCAGGGCGGCCAGGGTGGTTACGGCGGCGGTGGCGGCCAGGGTGGCGGCGGCTGGGGTGGAAACTCCGGCGGCGGCCAGCAGGGCGGCGGCGCTCCCGCCGAAGACCCGTGGGCTACCGGCGCTCCCGCCGGTGGCAACCCGGGTGCCAGCGGTGGCAGCCAAGGCGGTGGCGGTGGCGGTGGCGGTGGCTGGGGTGGAAACTCCGGCGGCAGCGCCGGCGGCGGCTACTCGGACGAGCCCCCCTTCTAG
- the dnaB gene encoding replicative DNA helicase → MSISEPLDDPWADSGPSDRLPSSRRRGDGGRGREEQHDRGRDSGEWEGGGTAFERVPPQDLDAEQSVLGGMLLSKDAIADVVEVLKGHDFYKPAHEAIYQAILDIYAKGEPADPITIAAELTKRGEINKVGGASYLHTLVQTVPTAANAEYYAEIVHERAVLRRLVEAGTRITQMGYAADDDVDEIVNRAQAEIYAVTEQRTSEDYLPLGDIMEGALDEIEAIGSRSGEMTGVPTGFTDLDSLTNGLHPGQMIVIAARPAMGKSTLALDFARAASIKHNLPSVIFSLEMGRNEIAMRLLSAEARVALHHMRSGTMTDEDWTRLARRMPEVSSAPLYIDDSPNLSMMEIRAKCRRLKQRNDIKLVIIDYLQLMQAGGSKRSESRQQEVSDMSRNLKLLAKELEVPVIALSQLNRGPEQRTDKKPMVSDLRESGSIEQDADMVILLHREDAYEKESPRAGEADIIVGKHRNGPTATITVAFQGHYSRFVDMAQT, encoded by the coding sequence GTGAGCATTTCCGAGCCCTTGGACGACCCGTGGGCCGACAGCGGCCCCAGTGATCGTCTGCCCTCTTCCCGCCGGCGCGGCGACGGCGGGCGCGGCCGCGAGGAACAGCACGATCGCGGCCGGGACAGCGGTGAGTGGGAGGGCGGAGGCACCGCCTTCGAGCGGGTACCGCCGCAGGACCTCGACGCTGAGCAGTCCGTCCTCGGTGGCATGCTCCTGTCCAAGGACGCCATCGCTGACGTGGTCGAGGTCCTCAAGGGCCACGACTTCTACAAGCCCGCGCACGAGGCGATCTACCAGGCGATCCTCGACATCTACGCCAAGGGCGAACCGGCCGACCCGATCACGATCGCCGCAGAGCTCACCAAACGCGGCGAGATCAACAAGGTCGGCGGCGCGTCCTATCTGCACACCCTCGTCCAGACGGTGCCGACGGCCGCCAACGCGGAGTACTACGCGGAGATCGTCCACGAGCGCGCGGTGCTGCGCCGCCTGGTCGAGGCCGGCACCCGCATCACCCAGATGGGATACGCGGCCGACGACGACGTCGACGAGATCGTCAACCGCGCCCAGGCGGAGATCTACGCGGTCACCGAACAGCGCACCAGCGAGGACTACCTCCCGCTCGGCGACATCATGGAGGGCGCCCTCGACGAGATCGAGGCCATCGGCTCGCGCAGCGGCGAGATGACGGGTGTGCCCACCGGCTTCACGGACCTCGACTCGCTCACCAACGGCCTGCACCCGGGCCAGATGATCGTCATCGCGGCCCGTCCCGCCATGGGCAAGTCCACGCTCGCGCTGGACTTCGCGCGCGCGGCGTCGATCAAGCACAACCTGCCGAGCGTCATCTTCTCCCTGGAAATGGGGCGCAACGAGATCGCGATGCGTCTGCTGTCCGCCGAGGCCCGTGTCGCCCTGCACCACATGCGCTCCGGCACCATGACGGACGAGGACTGGACCCGCCTGGCGCGCCGGATGCCCGAAGTCTCCTCCGCGCCGCTGTACATCGACGACTCCCCGAACCTGTCGATGATGGAGATCCGCGCGAAGTGCCGCCGACTGAAGCAGCGCAACGACATCAAGCTCGTGATCATCGACTATCTGCAGCTGATGCAGGCCGGTGGTTCCAAGCGTTCCGAGAGCCGTCAGCAGGAGGTTTCGGACATGTCCCGTAACCTCAAGCTGCTGGCCAAGGAGCTGGAAGTCCCGGTGATCGCGCTCTCGCAGCTCAACCGTGGTCCCGAGCAGCGCACGGACAAGAAGCCGATGGTGTCCGACCTGCGTGAGTCCGGCTCCATCGAGCAGGACGCCGACATGGTGATCCTGCTGCACCGCGAGGACGCGTACGAGAAGGAGTCCCCGCGCGCGGGCGAGGCGGACATCATCGTGGGCAAGCACCGTAACGGCCCGACGGCCACGATCACCGTGGCCTTCCAGGGCCACTACTCCCGCTTCGTGGACATGGCGCAGACCTGA
- the rpsR gene encoding 30S ribosomal protein S18: protein MAKPPVRKPKKKVCAFCKDKVTYVDYKDTNMLRKFISDRGKIRARRVTGNCTQHQRDVATAVKNSREMALLPYTAQAR from the coding sequence ATGGCGAAGCCGCCTGTGCGCAAGCCTAAGAAGAAGGTCTGCGCTTTCTGCAAGGACAAGGTCACGTACGTTGACTACAAGGACACGAACATGCTGCGGAAGTTCATTTCCGACCGCGGCAAGATCCGTGCCCGTCGCGTGACCGGCAACTGCACGCAGCACCAGCGTGACGTCGCCACGGCCGTCAAGAACAGCCGTGAGATGGCGCTGCTGCCCTACACCGCGCAAGCGCGATAA
- a CDS encoding serine hydrolase domain-containing protein, translated as MTTPQEELLSGTRRALLHRIAVAQSEGRAPSLVAAVVRDGRAVWHGARTSVDGHAPDENVQYRIGSITKTFTSVLVLRLRDEGVLDLQDPLEKHLPGTGAGEVTVAELLAHTGGLPAEAPGPWWERTPGSLRPELADVLGDRAAPHPAGRRFHYSNPGYTLLGALVEELRGAPWEEVLRREVLEPLDLDRTSVQPQAPAAGGWAVHPWADVLLPEPAEDFGRMSPAGQLWSTTGDLARFAAFLTRGDDRVLSAETLREMWTPAAPAELAEVADGATYGLGLQIQHRDGRLLVGHSGSVPGFLAALTIGLADDVAAVVLANCTSGLLTSQVAADLVRIVAEAEPRIPEPWRPLGEADPSLLELAGQWYWGTSSFALRVTADGLVSLGPLSGSGRRSRFRPNGDGTWTGLEGYYAGELLRAVRRPDGSVDHLDLGSFVFTREPYDERAAVPGGVGPEGWRGIG; from the coding sequence ATGACGACACCTCAGGAAGAGCTGCTCTCCGGCACCCGGCGTGCGCTGCTCCACCGGATCGCCGTGGCCCAGAGCGAAGGGCGCGCCCCGTCGCTGGTCGCCGCGGTCGTGCGGGACGGGCGGGCCGTGTGGCACGGGGCCCGGACCTCGGTCGACGGGCACGCGCCGGACGAGAACGTGCAATACCGGATCGGCTCGATCACCAAGACCTTCACCTCCGTCCTTGTACTGCGGCTGCGCGACGAGGGGGTGCTCGACCTCCAGGACCCGCTGGAGAAGCACCTGCCGGGCACCGGTGCGGGGGAGGTCACGGTGGCCGAACTGCTCGCCCACACCGGAGGGTTGCCGGCCGAGGCACCCGGACCGTGGTGGGAACGGACCCCGGGATCGCTGCGGCCCGAACTCGCCGACGTCCTCGGCGACCGGGCCGCCCCGCACCCGGCCGGACGCCGCTTCCACTACTCGAACCCCGGCTACACCCTCCTGGGCGCTCTCGTGGAAGAGCTCCGCGGGGCGCCCTGGGAAGAGGTATTGCGGCGTGAAGTGCTCGAACCTCTGGACCTCGACCGCACGAGTGTCCAGCCGCAGGCGCCTGCTGCGGGCGGCTGGGCGGTTCACCCCTGGGCCGACGTGCTGCTGCCCGAGCCCGCCGAGGACTTCGGACGGATGTCTCCGGCAGGCCAGCTCTGGTCCACGACCGGAGACCTCGCGCGTTTCGCCGCCTTCCTGACGCGGGGCGACGACCGGGTGCTGAGCGCGGAAACCCTGCGCGAGATGTGGACGCCCGCGGCGCCGGCCGAGCTGGCGGAAGTGGCGGACGGCGCCACGTACGGACTCGGACTGCAGATCCAGCACCGGGACGGCCGGCTGCTTGTGGGCCACTCCGGCTCGGTGCCCGGCTTTCTGGCGGCCCTGACCATCGGCTTGGCGGACGACGTCGCCGCAGTGGTGCTCGCCAACTGTACCTCCGGCCTTCTGACGTCCCAGGTGGCCGCCGACCTCGTACGCATCGTCGCCGAGGCCGAGCCGCGGATTCCTGAGCCATGGCGTCCGCTAGGGGAAGCCGACCCTTCCCTGCTGGAGTTGGCGGGCCAGTGGTACTGGGGTACCAGCTCCTTCGCCCTGCGCGTGACGGCCGACGGTCTCGTCTCCTTGGGGCCGCTCTCCGGGAGTGGTCGGCGCTCCCGGTTCAGGCCGAACGGGGACGGCACCTGGACTGGCCTGGAGGGCTACTACGCCGGTGAGCTCCTGCGGGCCGTACGGCGGCCGGACGGGAGCGTGGACCACCTGGACCTCGGGTCGTTCGTGTTCACGCGCGAGCCGTACGACGAGCGGGCGGCGGTGCCCGGTGGTGTCGGCCCGGAGGGCTGGCGGGGGATCGGCTAG
- a CDS encoding MATE family efflux transporter, with the protein MVVMTQAPAPPKATRRQHDREIVALAVPAFGALVAEPLFVMADSAIVGHLGTAQLAGLGVASALLMTAVSLFVFLAYATTAAVARRVGAGDLPAAIRQGMDGIWLALLLGAAVIVAVLPTAPTLVELFGTSDTAAAYATTYLRISALGIPAMLVVLAATGVLRGLQDTRTPLYVAVGGFVANAALNVGLVYGAGLGIAGSAWGTVVAQWGMAGVYLVVVVRGARRHGASLRPDAAGIRASAQAGVPLLVRTLSLRAILMIATAVAARLGDDDIAAHQIALGLWSLLAFTLDAIAIAGQAIIGRHLGADDAQGARDVCRRMVEWGSAVGVLLGLLVVSSRPLFLPLFTSDPAVKDAALPALLVVALSQPICGIVFVLDGVLMGAGDGPYLAWAMVLTLVVFTPVALLVPVLGGGLAAVWGAMTLMMAVRMLTLWLRARSGRWVITGATR; encoded by the coding sequence TTGGTGGTCATGACACAGGCTCCCGCGCCCCCCAAGGCCACCCGGCGACAGCACGATCGAGAGATCGTCGCACTGGCCGTCCCGGCCTTCGGCGCACTCGTCGCCGAGCCGCTCTTCGTCATGGCCGACAGCGCGATCGTTGGCCATCTGGGCACCGCGCAACTCGCCGGTCTCGGAGTCGCCTCCGCCCTCCTCATGACAGCCGTCAGCCTCTTCGTCTTCCTCGCCTACGCCACCACTGCCGCCGTCGCACGCCGTGTGGGCGCCGGTGACCTCCCGGCTGCCATCCGCCAGGGCATGGACGGCATCTGGCTGGCACTGCTGCTCGGTGCCGCCGTGATCGTGGCCGTCCTGCCCACCGCCCCGACACTCGTCGAACTCTTCGGCACCTCGGACACGGCCGCCGCGTACGCGACCACCTATCTGCGCATCTCGGCGCTCGGCATACCGGCCATGCTCGTCGTGCTGGCCGCGACCGGTGTCCTGCGCGGACTCCAGGACACGAGGACACCGCTCTACGTCGCCGTGGGAGGCTTCGTCGCCAACGCCGCACTGAACGTCGGACTGGTCTACGGCGCGGGCCTCGGCATCGCCGGCTCCGCCTGGGGAACCGTCGTCGCGCAATGGGGCATGGCCGGGGTCTACCTCGTAGTGGTCGTCCGGGGAGCCCGCCGCCACGGCGCGTCTCTGCGGCCCGACGCCGCCGGCATCAGGGCCTCCGCCCAGGCGGGGGTGCCCCTGCTGGTCCGCACGCTCTCGCTGCGCGCGATCCTGATGATCGCCACCGCCGTGGCAGCCCGACTCGGGGACGACGACATCGCGGCCCACCAGATCGCCCTGGGCCTGTGGAGCCTGCTCGCCTTCACCCTCGACGCCATCGCCATCGCCGGGCAGGCCATCATCGGGCGCCATCTCGGTGCCGACGACGCCCAGGGCGCCCGAGACGTCTGCCGCCGGATGGTCGAGTGGGGCAGCGCCGTGGGTGTCCTGCTCGGCCTGCTGGTCGTGAGCAGTCGGCCACTCTTCCTGCCGCTCTTCACCAGCGACCCGGCGGTGAAGGATGCCGCGCTGCCTGCACTTCTCGTGGTGGCGCTCTCCCAGCCCATCTGCGGCATCGTCTTCGTGCTGGACGGCGTGCTGATGGGCGCGGGAGACGGTCCCTATCTCGCCTGGGCGATGGTGCTCACCCTGGTCGTCTTCACTCCGGTGGCCCTGCTGGTGCCGGTCCTCGGCGGCGGCCTCGCCGCGGTGTGGGGAGCGATGACACTGATGATGGCCGTCCGGATGCTCACCCTCTGGCTGCGTGCCCGTTCCGGCCGCTGGGTCATCACCGGCGCGACCCGCTGA
- the rplI gene encoding 50S ribosomal protein L9, with the protein MKIILTHEVSGLGAAGDVVDVKDGYARNYLIPRNFAIRWTKGGEKDVEQIRRARKIHEIQTIEQANAVKARLEGVKVRLAVRSGDAGRLFGSVTPADIASAIKASGGPEVDKRRIELGSPIKTLGAHETSVRLHPEVAAKVNIEVVAA; encoded by the coding sequence ATGAAGATCATCCTCACCCACGAGGTCTCTGGCCTCGGCGCCGCGGGCGACGTCGTCGACGTCAAGGACGGCTACGCTCGCAACTACCTGATCCCGCGGAACTTCGCGATCCGTTGGACCAAGGGTGGCGAGAAGGACGTCGAGCAGATCCGTCGTGCTCGCAAGATCCACGAGATCCAGACCATCGAGCAGGCCAACGCTGTGAAGGCCCGGCTCGAGGGTGTCAAGGTTCGCCTGGCCGTCCGCTCCGGCGACGCCGGTCGTCTCTTCGGCTCCGTCACCCCGGCCGACATCGCCTCGGCGATCAAGGCTTCCGGTGGCCCCGAGGTCGACAAGCGCCGCATCGAGCTCGGCTCGCCGATCAAGACCCTGGGCGCCCACGAGACGTCCGTGCGTCTGCACCCCGAGGTTGCCGCCAAGGTCAACATCGAGGTCGTCGCGGCCTGA
- the rpsF gene encoding 30S ribosomal protein S6: MRHYEVMVILDPDLEERAVSPLIENFLSVVREGNGKVEKVDTWGRRRLSYEIKKKPEGIYSVIDLQAEPAVVKELDRQMNLNESVLRTKVLRPETH, translated from the coding sequence ATGCGTCACTACGAAGTGATGGTCATCCTCGACCCCGATCTCGAGGAGCGCGCTGTCTCCCCGCTGATCGAGAACTTCCTCTCCGTCGTCCGTGAGGGCAACGGAAAGGTGGAGAAGGTCGACACCTGGGGCCGTCGTCGTCTCTCGTACGAGATCAAGAAGAAGCCCGAGGGCATCTACTCGGTCATCGACCTGCAGGCAGAGCCTGCGGTCGTCAAGGAGCTCGACCGCCAGATGAACCTGAACGAGTCGGTCCTCCGGACCAAGGTCCTCCGTCCCGAGACCCACTGA